The Populus nigra chromosome 14, ddPopNigr1.1, whole genome shotgun sequence genome has a segment encoding these proteins:
- the LOC133673265 gene encoding protein FMP32, mitochondrial-like, with the protein MAAAASAACRRVVGYQFGSNSGGIGFGRGGSGAVSPSNLGLISQNRNISQLVNSNGRRLFLVDTLALVRRLESQGVPLKQAEAITATITGVLNDSLENVSHSVVSKEEMQKNALIQETSLSKFKSEVQSSQEHHFSLLQHETEKLRHDIEKMRSELRHEIDKLSAGQRLDLNLERGRIREELANQNAETTNLTNKLDGEIHGLRAQLEAGKYEVIKYCLGTLVSISAVGLAAVRILM; encoded by the exons ATGGCCGCTGCTGCTTCTGCTGCTTGTAGGCGTGTTGTGGGTTATCAATTTGGAAGCAATTCAGGAGGTATAGGTTTTGGTAGGGGAGGATCTGGTGCTGTTTCTCCTTCAAATTTGGGTTTGATTTCTCAAAATAGGAATATTTCTCAGCTTGTCAACTCTAATGGCAGGAGATTATTTCTTGTTGATACATTAGCCCTC GTTAGAAGATTGGAGTCGCAGGGTGTGCCTTTGAAGCAAGCTGAGGCGATAACAGCTACTATAACTGGAGTTTTGAATGATAGCTTGGAGAATGTGTCTCATTCAGTTGTCTCAAAGGAAGAGATGCAGAAG AATGCATTGATTCAAGAAACCAGCTTGTCAAAATTCAAATCTGAAGTCCAAAGCTCGCAG GAACAccatttttctttgttgcaaCATGAGACTGAAAAACTCCGGCATGATATCGAGAAGATGCGCAGTGAATTGAG GCATGAAATTGACAAGCTCAGTGCTGGTCAACGGTTGGATCTGAATCTTGAAAGAGG GCGGATAAGGGAGGAGCTAGCAAACCAGAATGCTGAAACCACTAACCTCACTAACAAACTTGATGGC GAAATTCATGGTTTAAGGGCCCAATTGGAAGCAGGAAAATATGAAGTGATAAAGTATTGCCTGGGTACTCTTGTTTCCATCTCTGCTGTTGGTCTTGCCGCAGTCCGCATCTTGATGTAA
- the LOC133673428 gene encoding cytochrome P450 84A1-like, translated as MDSLVQSLQASPMSFFLIAITSLFFLGLLSRLRRRLPYPPGPKGLPLVGSMHMMDQITHRGLAKLAKQYGGLFHMRMGYLHMVTVSSPEIARQVLQVQDNIFSNRPANIAISYLTYDRADMAFAHYGPFWRQMRKLCVMKLFSRKRAESWESVRDEVDSMLKTVEANIGKPVNLGELIFTLTMNITYRAAFGAKNEGQDEFIKILQEFSKLFGAFNMSDFIPWLGWIDPQGLSARLVKARKALDKFIDSIIDDHIQKRKQNNFSEDAETDMVDDMLAFYSEEARKVDESDDLQKAISLTKDNIKAIIMDVMFGGTETVASAIEWVMAELMKSPEDQKRVQQELADVVGLERRVEESDIDKLTFLKCALKETLRMHPPIPLLLHETSEDAEVAGYFIPKQTRVMINAYAIGRDKNSWEDPDAFKPSRFLKPGVPDFKGNHFEFIPFGSGRRSCPGMQLGLYTLDLAVAHLLHCFTWELPDGMKPSELDMTDMFGLTAPRATRLVAVPSKRVLCPL; from the exons ATGGATTCTCTTGTCCAATCTTTGCAAGCTTCACCCATGTCTTTCTTCTTGATCGCTATCACTTCACTTTTCTTCTTAGGTCTACTCTCTCGCCTTCGCCGAAGATTGCCATATCCACCAGGGCCTAAAGGGTTGCCACTTGTAGGTAGCATGCACATGATGGACCAAATAACTCACCGTGGGTTAGCTAAACTAGCTAAGCAGTATGGTGGGCTATTTCACATGCGTATGGGGTACTTGCATATGGTAACTGTTTCGTCTCCTGAAATAGCTCGCCAAGTTTTGCAAGTCCAGGATAACATTTTCTCCAACAGACCAGCCAACATAGCCATAAGTTACTTAACCTATGATCGTGCCGATATGGCCTTTGCTCACTATGGTCCTTTCTGGCGCCAGATGCGTAAGCTCTGCGTCATGAAGCTATTTAGCCGGAAAAGGGCTGAATCATGGGAGTCTGTGAGGGATGAGGTGGACTCAATGCTTAAGACAGTTGAAGCCAATATAGGCAAGCCTGTGAATCTTGGAGAATTGATTTTTACGTTGACCATGAATATCACTTACAGAGCAGCTTTCGGGGCTAAAAATGAAGGACAGGATGAGTTCATCAAGATTTTGCAGGAGTTCTCTAAGCTTTTTGGAGCATTCAACATGTCTGATTTCATTCCCTGGCTAGGCTGGATTGACCCACAAGGGCTCAGCGCTAGACTTGTCAAGGCTCGCAAGGCTCTTGATAAATTCATCGACTCTATCATCGATGATCatatccaaaaaagaaaacagaataaCTTCTCTGAAGATGCTGAAACCGATATGGTCGATGACATGCTAGCCTTTTATAGTGAAGAAGCAAGGAAAGTAGATGAATCAGATGATTTACAAAAAGCCATCAGCCTTACTAAAGACAACATCAAAGCCATAATCATG GATGTGATGTTTGGTGGGACAGAGACGGTGGCGTCGGCAATAGAGTGGGTCATGGCGGAGCTAATGAAGAGTCCAGAGGATCAAAAAAGAGTCCAGCAAGAGCTCGCAGACGTGGTGGGTTTAGAGCGGCGCGTGGAGGAAAGTGATATTGACAAACTAACATTCTTGAAATGCGCCCTCAAAGAAACCTTAAGGATGCACCCACCAATCCCACTTCTCTTACATGAAACATCTGAAGATGCTGAGGTAGCTGGTTATTTCATTCCAAAGCAAACAAGGGTGATGATCAATGCTTATGCTATTGGGAGAGACAAGAATTCATGGGAAGATCCTGATGCTTTCAAGCCTTCAAGGTTTTTGAAACCAGGGGTGCCTGATTTTAAAGGGAATCACTTCGAATTTATTCCTTTCGGGTCTGGTCGGAGGTCTTGCCCCGGTATGCAGCTTGGGTTATACACACTTGATTTGGCTGTTGCTCACTTGCTTCATTGTTTTACATGGGAATTGCCTGATGGCATGAAACCAAGTGAACTTGACATGACTGATATGTTTGGACTCACCGCGCCAAGAGCAACTCGACTCGTTGCCGTTCCGAGCAAGCGTGTGCTCTGCCCTCTCTAA
- the LOC133673385 gene encoding uncharacterized protein LOC133673385 produces the protein MSTTSSTTATSFLSPTQRYAAGALFAIALHQAQIHQTRPLGLSHYDSEQEERTSCSSSHSNGSSSDSVSEDPDLWIHENSGLLRPVFRFLEVESVAWTGLEETAGGSPAKHHVGAFLRLLSEESGDASSSSSQISDQEVALSKAVDVMEETMGANPVSSQSKKEKHKEYETQCREKLSAGSEVKSTSEVENDPPKTAKDDHSDDVSDAPRDFGHNVDEEPVEEEKMLSNQRKVTVLYEILSACLADRREENKKCTRKRNGYDARHRVALRLLATWLDIKWTKMEAIELMVACSAMAVAKEEASKEETKSPKSKWAKWKRGGIIGAAAITGGTLLAITGGLAAPAIAAGFGALAPTLGTIIPVIGASGFAAAASAAGTVAGSVAVAASFGAAGAGLAGTKMARRTGSVDEFEFKAVGDNHNQGRLAVGIMVSGCVFDEEDFIKPWEGQNDNLERYALHWEPKNLIAVSTAIQDWLTSRIAMEFMRQGAMLTVLSTLLVALAWPATLLAATDFIDSKWTIAIDRSDKAGKLLAEVLLKGLQGNRPVTLVGYSLGARVIFKCLETLAETEHSAEVVERVVLLGAPISIKDQKWEAARKMVAGRFVNAYSTGDWTLGVAFRASLLTQGLAGIQPVDVPGIENVDVTDLVDGHSSYLWATQQILEQLELDAYYHVFRSPNPPEHTD, from the exons ATGTCAACCACAAGCTCAACCACGGCGACGTCGTTTCTATCACCGACGCAGAGATACGCAGCCGGAGCATTATTTGCAATCGCTCTTCACCAAGCACAGATCCACCAAACCCGTCCGCTTGGCTTATCCCACTATGATTCGGAACAAGAGGAACGAACCAGTTGCAGCAGTAGTCATAGTAATGGCAGCAGCAGTGATTCCGTTTCTGAAGACCCTGACCTTTGGATCCACGAAAATTCGGGCCTCCTTCGACCCGTATTCAG GTTTTTAGAGGTTGAGTCAGTAGCATGGACTGGACTTGAAGAGACAGCTGGTGGTTCTCCTGCTAAGCATCATGTTGGAGCA TTCTTGAGGTTATTATCAGAAGAAAGTGGCgatgcatcttcttcttcttctcaaatTTCGGATCAAGAAGTTGCTTTGTCAAAGGCTGTTGATGTTATGGAAGAAACCATGGGAGCGAATCCTGTGTCTTCCCAGTCTAAGAAGGAGAAGCATAAGGAGTATGAGACTCAATGTCGTGAAAAGTTATCTGCTGGCAGTGAGGTGAAATCAACCTCTGAGGTGGAAAATGATCCACCAAAAACTGCAAAGGATGATCATTCTGATGATGTTAGTGATGCACCTCGAGACTTTGGACATAATGTTGATGAGGAACCCGTTGAAGAGGAGAAGATGCTAAGTAATCAGAGGAAAGTGACAGTGCTGTATGAAATTCTTTCAGCTTGTCTGGCTGATAGacgagaagaaaataaaaaatgcaccCGAAAAAGAAATGGCTATGATGCTCGACATCGTGTGGCTCTGAGATTGCTGGCAACTTGGCTTGATATTAAGTGGACAAAAATG GAAGCCATTGAGTTGATGGTTGCGTGCTCTGCCATGGCTGTAGCAAAAGAGGAAGCATCCAAGGAAGAAACCAAATCGCCTAAAAGCAAATGGGCTAAATGGAAGCGTGGTGGCATCATTGGTGCGGCTGCAATAACTGGAGGAACCTTATTGGCCATTACTGGTG GATTAGCTGCCCCTGCAATTGCTGCAGGATTTGGTGCTCTAGCTCCAACACTGGGCACTATTATCCCTGTAATTGGAGCTAGTGgatttgcagctgctgcaagTGCTGCAGGAACTGTTGCTGGctctgttgctgttgctgcaTCATTTGGAG CTGCTGGAGCTGGACTTGCGGGGACCAAGATGGCTAGGAGAACTGGAAGTGTTGATGAATTTGAATTCAAAGCTGTAGGAGATAACCATAACCAAGGC CGACTAGCAGTTGGGATTATGGTCTCAGGATGCGTGTTTGATGAGGAAGATTTTATCAAGCCCTGGGAAGGACAAAATGACAACTTGGAGAG gtatGCGCTGCACTGGGAACCTAAGAATCTAATTGCAGTGAGCACTGCCATTCAGGATTGGCTTACTTCAA GAATTGCAATGGAGTTTATGAGGCAAGGTGCAATGCTGACCGTGTTAAGCACACTTTTGGTAGCATTGGCCTGGCCAGCAACATTACTTGCCGCTACTGATTTTATAGACAGCAAATGGACAATTGCTATCGACAG GTCTGACAAAGCTGGGAAGCTGTTGGCAGAAGTGTTACTAAAAGGACTGCAAGGGAACAG GCCTGTAACCCTTGTGGGTTACTCACTTGGTGCACGTGTAATTTTCAAGTGTCTTGAGACTTTGGCCGAGACAGAGCATAGTG CTGAAGTTGTAGAAAGAGTCGTTCTTCTTGGAGCACCCATCTCTATCAAGGACCAGAAGTGGGAAGCTGCAAGAAAG ATGGTGGCTGGAAGATTTGTGAATGCTTACTCCACCGGTGACTGGACCCTTGGAGTTGCTTTTCGTGCAAG CCTACTCACTCAAGGATTAGCTGGAATTCAACCAGTAGATGTTCCAGGGATTGAGAAT GTAGACGTAACTGATCTAGTTGACGGCCACTCTTCCTACCTATGGGCAACACAACAGATATTAGAACAGCTTGAACTGGATGCTTATTATCATGTTTTCAGGAGCCCTAATCCTCCCGAACACACAGACTGA
- the LOC133673267 gene encoding uncharacterized protein LOC133673267, which translates to MTETGKHKEEREAALGVGMEGNKVEGEEKERENEKLKQIQNQGGGGGGSNLKGKSCKGYLYYSSTLKSNVTNPRCIGIPRTLRQIPNYVGQSEVEASKDGRVLTDFYYGCAGYSLYSNKDHSTDKQVAKKELPVCVGLELLVDRRVATAESASAPAHIHHKEDGRELPQPQPTRELPQLRAQKPASSPADDFFSRYMRNSGLVASGVARNMRRVGIYIKDSVDDILYPYRRRPK; encoded by the exons ATGACAGAAACAGGAAAAcacaaagaagagagagaggcgGCCCTAGGCGTAGGCATGGAGGGTAATAAAGtagaaggagaagagaaagagcgAGAAAACgagaaactaaaacaaatccaaaatcaaggtggtggtggtggtggttctAATTTGAAAGGGAAATCATGCAAAGGGTATCTTTATTATTCTTCAACTCTCAAATCTAACGTCACTAATCCTCGCTGTATTGGCATCCCCCGTACTCTCCGCCAAA TTCCTAATTATGTTGGACAATCTGAGGTAGAAGCTTCAAAAGATGGAAGGGTTCTTACAGATTTTTATTATGGTTGTGCTGGGTACTCTCTTTATTCCAATAAAGACCACTCAACTGATAAGCAAGTGGCAAAAAAAGAACTTCCAGTCTGTGTGGGTCTTGAG CTTTTGGTGGATAGAAGAGTTGCTACTGCAGAAAGTGCTTCTGCTCCGGCTCATATCCACCATAAAGAAG ATGGTCGTGAATTGCCTCAGCCTCAGCCTACACGTGAATTGCCTCAGCTCCGAGCACAGAAACCAGCGAGTTCCCCAGCGGATGATTTCTTCAGCAG GTATATGAGGAATTCAGGCCTGGTTGCATCAGGGGTGGCCAGGAACATGCGAAGAGTGGGGATTTACATAAAAGACAGTGTGGATGATATTTTGTACCCTTACAGAAGGCGACCGAAGTAG